One window of Vitis riparia cultivar Riparia Gloire de Montpellier isolate 1030 chromosome 5, EGFV_Vit.rip_1.0, whole genome shotgun sequence genomic DNA carries:
- the LOC117914084 gene encoding putative calcium-transporting ATPase 13, plasma membrane-type — protein MSNKLDLSSVCMESLLEVPSTLSKPKRRWHLAFATIYCSRALYSLLNHPVNNKKKSKTLPTSPSSFVILNVKPQHGFSNFDQHSLTQIVKHKSLTQLLELGGVEGVAIVLETDAENGIHGAVEGVTCRRKAFGSNTYQEPPTKSFFYFVVEAFKDVTILILVACATLSLGFGIKEEGLKEGWYDGGSILVAVFLVISVSAVSNFRQNRQFDKLSKVSNNIQVDVVRDGRRQQISIFEVVVGDVVCLKIGDQVPADGLFLDGHSLQVDESSMTGESDHVEVDTSLNPFLFSGTKVADGYARMLVTSVGMNTAWGEMMSTISRDTNEQTPLQARLNKLTSSIGKVGLAVAFLVLLVLLVRYFTGSTEDENGNQEFKGSLTKADDIVNAVVRIIAAAVTIVVVAIPEGLPLAVTLTLAYSMKRMMADQAMVRRLSACETMGSATTICTDKTGTLTLNQMKVTKFWLGQDPIQENASSSIATDVLKLIQQGVALNTTGSIYRATSGSKYEFSGSPTEKAILSWAVLELNMDMEELKQTCTILQVEAFNSEKKRSGVALRNKADNKVHVHWKGAAEMILERCSTYYDASGSMRDLSHVERTTFEQIIQGMAASSLRCIAFAHNQLPEEEHEIREATQKLKEDSLTLIGLVGIKDPCRPGVRKAVEDCQHAGVNVKMITGDNIFTARAIATECGILRPDQDMNNEAVVEGEVFRQYTPDERMEKVDKIRVMARSSPFDKLLMVQCLKQKGHVVAVTGDGTNDAPALKEADIGLSMGIQGTEVAKESSDIIILDDNFASVATVLRWGRCVYNNIQKFIQFQLTVNVAALVINFVAAVSAGEVPLTAVQLLWVNLIMDTLGALALATEQPTKELMEKPPMGRTEPLISNIMWRNLLAQALYQIVVLLTLQFKGESIIGVSNKVKDTLIFNTFVLCQVFNEFNARELEKKTIFKGLHKNKLFLGIIGITIILQVVMVEFLKKFADTERLDWGQWGACIGIAAASWPIGWVVKCIPVSDKPFTSYLKW, from the coding sequence ATGTCCAACAAGTTGGACCTAAGTTCGGTTTGCATGGAGTCTTTACTAGAAGTGCCAAGCACCCTTAGCAAACCCAAGAGAAGATGGCACTTGGCCTTCGCTACAATTTATTGTTCCCGGGCTCTGTACTCCCTTCTCAATCATCCTGTCAACAATAAGAAGAAGAGCAAAACCCTGCCTACTTCACCCTCGTCGTTTGTCATACTCAATGTTAAGCCCCAGCATGGATTCTCCAACTTTGATCAACATAGCCTCACTCAAATAGTGAAGCACAAAAGCTTGACCCAGCTTCTTGAGCTTGGAGGTGTTGAAGGTGTGGCCATTGTTCTAGAAACAGATGCTGAAAATGGCATCCATGGAGCTGTTGAAGGTGTCACCTGCAGGCGAAAAGCTTTCGGTTCTAACACCTACCAGGAGCCGCCTACGAAGAGCTTCTTCTACTTTGTGGTGGAAGCTTTTAAGGATGTTACCATTCTCATACTTGTAGCTTGTGCCACTCTTTCTCTTGGCTTTGGCATTAAAGAGGAGGGACTGAAAGAAGGGTGGTATGACGGTGGAAGCATATTGGTCGCTGTCTTTCTAGTCATTTCTGTCTCTGCTGTGAGTAACTTCAGGCAGAATAGACAGTTCGATAAGTTGTCTAAAGTCAGCAATAATATCCAGGTTGATGTTGTCCGGGATGGGCGACGTCAGCAGATTTCTATATTTGAGGTTGTTGTTGGAGATGTTGTTTGCTTAAAGATTGGAGATCAAGTTCCAGCCGACGGATTGTTCCTGGATGGGCATTCGTTACAAGTGGATGAATCAAGCATGACGGGGGAGAGTGACCATGTCGAAGTCGACACCAGCCTGaatccatttttgttttctggAACAAAAGTCGCTGATGGATATGCTCGGATGCTTGTGACATCTGTTGGCATGAACACAGCATGGGGTGAGATGATGAGCACAATCAGCCGTGATACTAATGAACAGACACCCTTACAAGCCAGGCTTAACAAGCTTACTTCATCAATAGGTAAGGTTGGTTTGGCAGTTGCCTTTCTTGTTCTTCTGGTGTTACTGGTGCGCTACTTCACAGGGAGTACAGAAGATGAGAATGGAAATCAGGAGTTCAAAGGCAGTCTGACAAAGGCTGATGATATAGTGAATGCTGTGGTGAGAATCATTGCAGCTGCAGTTACCATTGTGGTCGTGGCAATCCCCGAAGGCTTGCCTTTGGCTGTCACACTCACTCTTGCTTATTCAATGAAGAGGATGATGGCTGACCAGGCTATGGTTCGAAGGCTCTCTGCCTGTGAGACGATGGGTTCTGCCACCACCATTTGTACCGACAAAACAGGTACCCTCACTCTGAACCAGATGAAGGTGACAAAGTTTTGGCTTGGCCAAGACCCTATTCAAGAGAATGCTTCCTCTTCAATTGCCACAGATGTCCTCAAACTGATACAACAAGGTGTTGCCCTAAATACTACTGGAAGCATTTACAGGGCTACCTCAGGATCAAAATACGAGTTCTCAGGCAGTCCTACTGAAAAAGCAATTCTTTCTTGGGCGGTTCTGGAGCTGAACATGGACATGGAGGAATTGAAGCAGACTTGTACAATTCTCCAGGTAGAAGCATTCAATTcagagaagaaaagaagtgGGGTTGCATTGAGGAACAAAGCTGACAACAAAGTCCATGTTCACTGGAAAGGAGCAGCAGAGATGATACTAGAAAGGTGTTCTACTTACTACGATGCTTCTGGAAGCATGAGAGATCTTAGTCATGTTGAAAGGACGACATTTGAGCAAATAATCCAAGGTATGGCTGCTAGCAGCCTCCGTTGCATTGCTTTTGCACACAACCAACTTCCAGAAGAAGAGCATGAAATTAGAGAAGCCACCCAAAAGCTAAAAGAAGACAGCTTGACCCTTATAGGGCTTGTGGGGATAAAGGACCCATGTAGACCAGGGGTGAGAAAAGCCGTGGAAGATTGCCAACACGCTGGAGTGAATGTCAAAATGATCACCGGTGATAATATTTTCACTGCAAGAGCTATAGCTACTGAATGTGGAATACTAAGACCTGACCAAGACATGAACAATGAAGCAGTTGTAGAAGGTGAAGTATTCCGGCAGTACACCCCAGATGAGAGAATGGAGAAAGTTGATAAAATCCGTGTGATGGCTAGATCCTCTCCTTTTGATAAACTTCTCATGGTACAGTGCTTGAAACAAAAAGGTCATGTTGTAGCAGTCACAGGAGATGGCACAAATGATGCACCAGCATTAAAAGAAGCTGACATAGGACTTTCTATGGGCATTCAGGGCACAGAAGTGGCAAAGGAGAGCTCAGATATCATCATCTTGGATGATAATTTTGCTTCAGTGGCCACTGTTTTGAGATGGGGAAGATGTGTTTATAACAACATCCAGAAATTCATCCAGTTTCAGCTGACGGTGAATGTTGCAGCCCTTGTAATCAACTTTGTGGCTGCAGTTTCAGCTGGTGAGGTTCCATTGACTGCAGTGCAGTTATTGTGGGTGAACTTGATCATGGACACATTAGGTGCCCTGGCCCTTGCCACAGAGCAACCCACCAAGGAGCTCATGGAGAAACCACCCATGGGTCGGACAGAGCCACTTATCTCCAATATCATGTGGCGGAATCTATTAGCCCAAGCTTTGTATCAGATAGTGGTCCTCTTGACCCTACAGTTCAAAGGAGAATCAATCATTGGTGTGAGCAACAAGGTAAAGGATACCTTGATATTCAATACATTTGTGCTATGCCAAGTCTTCAATGAATTCAATGCAAGGGAGCTCGAAAAGAAGACTATTTTTAAGGGGTTACATAAGAACAAGCTATTTCTGGGGATCATTGGAATAACCATTATCCTTCAGGTGGTTatggtggaatttttgaagaaatttgcaGATACAGAGAGATTGGATTGGGGACAATGGGGTGCATGCATTGGAATTGCTGCTGCATCTTGGCCAATCGGCTGGGTTGTCAAGTGCATACCTGTTTCAGATAAACCCTTTACAAGCTATCTAAAGTGGTAG